One segment of Anopheles stephensi strain Indian chromosome 3, UCI_ANSTEP_V1.0, whole genome shotgun sequence DNA contains the following:
- the LOC118512788 gene encoding xanthine dehydrogenase 1-like: MHVKFTINGKLYQVSPDQLPIDATLNTFIRTKAHLTGTKFMCREGGCGVCIVNVVDTHPVTKQRITFSVNSCLFSVFSCHGMDILTVEGIGSKATGYHSVQERLAQFNGTQCGYCSPGMVMSMYSLLEANSGNVTMEDVEKGLAGNICRCTGYRPILDAFKSFAIDAPPEDQLARRALGIVCQPDIEDLPRASCVGCERDCSAKSCFDDTLELQFVPSDRRWFRVRTVDEIFDILREENAGVGEYILVAGNTGHGVYRRRKELRLFIDVRNVEELRNYWIGSSVIVGANVTLSELIDILREAARTDRRFAYCVELARHVEELAHPAVRHVGTVAGNLTLKHRHPDFPSDLYVLFEAIGVEMTIASPSGAMEKLLPAQFLSFNMHRRVLLNVTLPPLDSDRCVFRTYKVAARAQNAAAHVNGAFLLRLCARKINVEQAHLCFGGIGPKFSRAHRTEQFLEGKNPFNNVMLQETLAVLNAELAGGQPEPTADASYRRQVAVGLLYRFVLHIAPRDRRVANPIVRSGGSAIPRPLSTGAQSFDTYPANWPLTQALPKLEAFQQTSGEAIYVNDLPARPDELHAAFVLATVAHRPIQSIDPSAALALPGVVAFYSAEDIPGQNDFASLKGGINTVFPFRNVPEEILCSGKVLYHGQPIGVVVADTYELATEAATLVNVSYGESDGEPILPTIEDVFAHGKATNHRFLTLEPDVVGRSYNRPGSTTGTVKLTGRCHFRSQAHFTLEPQTCLCIPSEDGTGMEVYSATQSSSMVQIAIAKALQLRQSSVHVVVRPVGGSYGAKLSRGAWVASACALAAYLSRRPVRMVLPFETTMQAIGKRIGGHCEYEVDVRPADGRIVRLSNTYHEDLGASQYEAMTMLFREAFRNCYSDDSWRLRLRGVLSDSPSTTWLRSPGTAESIATIETIMEHVAHVTGLSPQAVRLANMEPGSSMATLMPAFYEQVDFKVRKAAVDRYNETNRWKKRGLAIIPMGHPIRYFGGMNAWVSIYHVDGSVAVTIGAPEIGQGVNTKVAQVVAHTLGIPLALVRVKPHTSNGSPNAFIEGGSISTDLVAYSARRACETLLERIRPVREDNRTAPWEAIVQTCYQRRIDLSASYNAKRSDLRGYTVWALCAVELELDVLTGQVQLIRVDILEDTGESMNPLLDIGQIEGAFVMALGYHLLEELRYDRTTGALANFRTWNYKPPSARDIPQDMRVRLLQKSSNPAGVLRSKATGEPAYNLGITVQIALRYAIAAARRDAGLPSEWLELATSLTPDKLLALTGTTIDQFVLH, from the exons ATGCACGTCAAGTTTACGATCAACGGGAAGCTCTACCAGG TTTCGCCGGATCAGCTACCGATCGATGCAACGCTGAACACCTTCATACGCACCAAGGCACATCTGACCGGTACCAAGTTTATGTGTCGCGAAGGTGGCTGTGGAGTGTGCATCGTGAACGTCGTCGACACGCACCCAGTTACCAAGCAACGCATCACCTTCTCCGTGAACTCG TGTCTGTTTTCGGTGTTCTCCTGCCATGGCATGGACATCCTTACGGTCGAGGGTATCGGGTCGAAAGCGACCGGATATCATTCGGTGCAGGAACGGTTGGCCCAGTTTAACGGGACACAGTGCGGATACTGCTCGCCCGGCATGGTGATGAGCATGTACAGTCTGCTGGAAGCTAACAGCGGGAACGTTACGATGGAGGACGTTGAGAAGGGTTTGGCGGGGAATATTTGTCGCTGCACCGGCTACCGACCCATACTGGATGCGTTCAAATCGTTCGCCATCGATGCTCCGCCGGAAGATCAGCTGGCCAGGCGTGCGCTCGGTATCGTCTGCCAACCGGACATTGAAGATCTGCCCCGTGCGAGCTGTGTCGGGTGCGAGCGGGACTGTTCGGCCAAGAGTTGTTTCGATGACACGCTGGAGCTACAGTTTGTCCCATCCGACCGGCGGTGGTTTCGTGTGCGTACTGTGGATGAAATTTTTGACATCCTGCGTGAGGAGAATGCGGGCGTTGGTGAGTACATACTGGTGGCCGGTAATACGGGGCACGGTGTTTACAGGCGCCGGAAGGAGCTGCGCCTGTTTATCGACGTGCGCAATGTGGAGGAGCTGCGCAACTATTGGATCGGTAGCTCCGTCATCGTCGGTGCTAATGTGACGCTGAGCGAGCTGATCGATATACTTCGCGAAGCGGCACGCACCGATCGGCGGTTTGCGTACTGTGTGGAGCTGGCACGGCACGTCGAAGAGCTGGCACATCCGGCGGTCCGGCATGTCGGGACCGTAGCCGGCAATCTAACGCTGAAGCATCGCCATCCCGACTTCCCGTCCGATCTGTACGTACTGTTCGAGGCGATCGGTGTTGAGATGACGATTG CCTCACCGAGTGGTGCGATGGAAAAGCTGCTGCCCGCCCAGTTTCTCAGCTTCAACATGCACAGACGCGTGCTGCTGAACGTTACGCTTCCACCGCTCGATTCGGACCGTTGCGTGTTTCGTACGTACAAGGTGGCGGCAAGGGCGCAGAACGCTGCCGCCCATGTCAACGGCGCCTTTCTGTTGCGGCTGTGCGCACGCAAAATCAACGTGGAGCAGGCCCACCTGTGCTTTGGTGGTATCGGACCGAAG TTCTCTCGTGCTCACCGGACAGAGCAATTCCTGGAAGGAAAGAACCCATTCAACAACGTGATGCTGCAGGAAACGCTTGCCGTACTTAATGCCGAACTAGCCGGTGGTCAACCGGAACCAACGGCCGATGCATCCTACCGCCGTCAGGTAGCGGTTGGGCTGCTGTACCGCTTTGTGCTACACATAGCTCCCCGTGATCGTCGTGTAGCCAATCCGATAGTACGCTCCGGAGGATCAGCCATACCGCGCCCACTCTCAACCGGTGCACAGTCGTTCGATACGTATCCCGCCAACTGGCCACTGACGCAAGCACTACCCAAGCTGGAAGCCTTCCAACAGACGTCCGGTGAAGCAATCTACGTGAATGATCTTCCAGCCCGACCGGATGAGTTGCATGCCGCATTCGTTTTGGCAACCGTAGCACACCGTCCTATTCAATCGATTGACCCTTCTGCAGCGCTTGCCCTTCCCGGTGTGGTAGCGTTCTACTCCGCCGAAGATATACCCGGCCAGAATGATTTTGCATCGCTGAAGGGTGGCATCAACACCGTCTTCCCGTTCCGGAACGTACCTGAGGAGATCCTGTGCAGTGGGAAAGTTCTGTACCATGGGCAACCGATTGGTGTTGTGGTGGCGGATACCTACGAGCTGGCAACGGAGGCAGCCACGCTGGTGAACGTATCCTATGGAGAGTCCGATGGGGAACCGATTCTTCCCACAATTGAGGATGTGTTTGCTCACGGCAAAGCAACGAACCACCGGTTCCTCACCCTTGAACCAGATGTAGTTGGACGATCGTACAATCGACCCGGAAGTACGACGGGTACGGTGAAGTTAACCGGCCGATGTCACTTTCGCAGTCAGGCTCACTTCACACTCGAACCCCAGACGTGTCTGTGCATCCCGTCGGAGGACGGCACCGGTATGGAGGTGTACAGTGCCACCCAGTCCAGCAGTATGGTGCAGATAGCTATCGCAAAGGCGCTCCAGCTACGCCAGAGCAGCGTCCACGTCGTGGTACGTCCCGTCGGTGGGTCGTACGGAGCGAAACTGTCCCGTGGTGCATGGGTGGCGAGTGCCTGTGCACTGGCGGCGTATCTGAGCCGCCGCCCGGTGCGTATGGTGCTGCCGTTCGAGACAACGATGCAAGCGATCGGCAAACGTATCGGGGGCCACTGTGAGTACGAGGTTGATGTTCGCCCGGCCGACGGTCGTATCGTACGGCTGTCCAACACGTACCACGAAGATCTCGGTGCGTCCCAGTACGAAGCGATGACGATGCTGTTCCGGGAAGCGTTCCGCAACTGCTACAGCGACGACAGCTGGAGGCTTCGGTTGCGTGGCGTGCTTTCCGACTCACCCAGCACCACCTGGCTTCGATCGCCCGGAACGGCGGAATCGATCGCAACGATCGAAACGATCATGGAACATGTGGCGCATGTGACCGGGCTCTCGCCCCAAGCGGTACGGCTCGCCAACATGGAACCGGGCAGCAGTATGGCCACCCTGATGCCAGCCTTCTACGAGCAGGTTGATTTCAAGGTCCGGAAGGCAGCGGTCGATCGGTACAACGAAACGAACCGTTGGAAAAAGCGAGGACTCGCGATCATTCCCATGGGACATCCCATCCGTTACTTCGGTGGCATGAATGCGTGGGTCTCGATCTATCATGTGGACGGTAGTGTGGCCGTAACGATCGGAGCGCCCGAGATTGGGCAGGGTGTCAACACGAAGGTGGCGCAGGTTGTGGCCCACACACTCGGCATCCCGTTGGCACTGGTTAGGGTGAAACCGCACACGTCCAACGGTTCGCCGAACGCGTTCATCGAGGGTGGCTCCATCAGTACGGACCTGGTCGCGTACTCGGCCCGCCGGGCCTGTGAAACACTGCTCGAGCGAATCCGGCCCGTACGAGAGGACAATCGCACAGCACCGTGGGAAGCGATCGTGCAGACGTGTTATCAGCGCCGTATCGATCTGTCCGCCTCGTACAACGCCAAACGGTCGGATCTGCGGGGCTACACCGTGTGGGCGTTGTGTGCCGTCGAGCTGGAGCTCGATGTACTTACCGGGCAGGTGCAACTGATCCGTGTGGACATACTGGAAGATACGGGAGAAAGCATGAACCCACTGCTAGACATTGGCCAGATCGAGGGTGCTTTCGTGATGGCACTGGGATACCACCTGCTGGAGGAGCTTCGGTACGACCGTACTACCGGTGCGCTTGCCAACTTCCGCACGTGGAACTATAAGCCACCGAGTGCGCGCGATATACCGCAGGACATGCGCGTACGGTTGCTGCAGAAAAGTTCCAACCCGGCGGGTGTCCTGCGGTCCAAGGCAACGGGCGAACCGGCGTACAATTTGGGAATTACGGTGCAAATTGCACTACGCTACGCGATTGCTGCGGCGCGCCGTGATGCCGGGCTGCCCAGCGAATGGCTTGAGCTTG CAACTTCGTTGACGCCCGACAAGTTACTCGCACTAACCGGTACCACAATTGATCAGTTTGTGCTGCATTGA
- the LOC118512787 gene encoding multidrug resistance protein homolog 49, with translation MTPKEYPQGNGSLQTMNLKNSASADNMSVASHKSTKDILDVKFSKAPTKEPISQSVSYFKLFRFATWGEVFATLLGILLASMASLGLPYGVILYGEFTTLLVDRTIGIGKSTDTAILSIFGGGKVLVNATEQENAAAIMEDAKAFGLGVVAVTILQFIFATLSVDIINRSAQKQISRIRQLFLKAVLRQDMTWYDLNSDDSFAVRITDDLDKLKEGIGEKLSIFTYLVMSFVISVIFSFFYGWKLTLVILSCAPIIILATAFVAKMQSTLTEKELKSYSSAGAVAEEVLGSIRTVVAFGGEKKELDRYRERLAGAELNGRRKGLFSGIGGGIMWFIIYCCYALAFWYGISLILEDRDKDLKDYTPAVLIIVLFGVLAGAQNLGLSSPHLEAFSTAKGSAATIFSVIDRKPEIDSLGDAGLRPKSMQGNIKFTNVCFRYPARNDVQVLQGLNLEIKTGQTVALVGPSGCGKSTCLQLIQRLYDPLSGTVTIDGTKVSELNIGWLRSFIGLVGQEPVLFATTIAENIRYGNPDATQSEIECAAKIANCHSFIMKLPNAYGTMIGERGAQLSGGQKQRIAIARALVRNPKILLLDEATSALDPNSEKRVQDALERASKGRTTLVVSHRLSTITNADKIVYIDKGVVMEQGTHEALMAARGLYYELVVASGSQKSADDDESVPLAPSAFSMRQESVEDGADGSDDESDSGKSDEKNEEEQEEVYHVSVLRLLKLNSPEWHYILFGCAAAIVVGASFPAFAVLFGEMYGILSVADPAFVKQESNFYSLLFLALGLITGLGTFFQTYLFNIAGVRLTSRLRQKSFKAIVTQDMAWFDESRNAVGALCARLSGDCASVQGATGTRIGSLLQAASTICIGVGISFFYSWNLTLVSIVAIPVTLASITLESRYTQMSSLKEKQSLEGATKLAVEAISNIRTVASLGQEQHVLHRYSQETVKIDDACRRKTRLRGTVFALGQVMPFAGYGLALFYGGKLVSEKELEYKDVIKVSEALIFGAWMLGQALAYAPNVNSAILSAGRLMKLLDRTPRMHNPFSSYHSLSQRTEGDIKFTDVEFRYPTRPSVPVLQGLNLDIGKGQTVALVGPSGCGKSTCIQLLLRYYDPDSGKVDIDGTTTTEFSLNRIRAQMGLVSQEPILFDRTITENIAYGDNTRDIAMPEIIEAAKMANIHEFIVNLPKGYDTSLGSKGAQLSGGQKQRIAIARALVRNPRVLLLDEATSALDNQSEKIVQNALDHARTGRTCIIIAHRLTTIQNANLICVIQNGVVVEAGTHDELMAKNRIYAKLYQMQQVA, from the exons AAAGAGTATCCTCAAGGTAACGGATCGCTCCAGACGATGAATCTCAAGAATAGTGCCAGTGCCGACAACATGTCGGTGGCAAGCCACAAAAGTACCAAGGATATTTTGGATGT GAAATTCAGCAAAGCACCTACCAAAGAACCAATCTCACAATCCGTCTCGTACTTTAAGCTG TTCCGGTTTGCCACGTGGGGCGAAGTGTTTGCCACGCTGCTAGGCATCCTGCTCGCGTCGATGGCATCGCTCGGCCTACCGTACGGTGTCATTCTGTACGGCGAGTTTACCACGCTGCTCGTCGATCGTACCATCGGCATCGGCAAATCGACCGACACGGCCATCCTCTCGATATTCGGTGGCGGCAAAGTGCT AGTGAACGCAACCGAGCAGGAGAACGCAGCCGCCATTATGGAGGACGCGAAAGCGTTCGGGCTCGGTGTGGTAGCGGTCACGATACTGCAGTTCATCTTCGCCACCCTCAGCGTCGACATTATCAACCGTTCGGCACAGAAGCAGATCAGCCGGATACGGCAACTGTTTCTGAAGGCCGTCCTGCGCCAAGACATGACCTGGTACGATCTCAACAGCGACGACAGCTTTGCGGTGCGCATTACGGA CGATCTGGACAAGCTGAAGGAAGGTATTGGCGAGAAGCTGTCCATCTTCACGTACCTGGTGATGTCATTCGTAATATCTGTGATATTTTCGTTCTTCTACGGTTGGAAGCTGACGCTCGTGATACTCAGCTGCGCACCGATCATCATACTGGCGACCGCATTCGTTGCCAAG ATGCAAAGTACGCTCACGGAGAAGGAACTAAAGTCCTACTCGTCGGCCGGTGCTGTAGCTGAAGAGGTACTCGGCAGCATCCGTACCGTGGTTGCGTTCGGTGGCGAAAAGAAGGAGCTCGATCGATACCGGGAACGGCTGGCCGGCGCGGAACTGAACGGTCGCCGCAAGGGTCTATTCTCCGGCATCGGTGGTGGCATCATGTGGTTCATCATCTACTGCTGTTACGCCCTTGCCTTCTGGTACGGCATTAGCCTCATCCTGGAGGATCGTGATAAAGATCTGAAAGACTACACGCCCGCCGTGCTGATCATAGTGCTGTTCGGTGTGTTGGCTGGGGCACAAAATCTTGGCCTATCCTCGCCGCATCTGGAAGCGTTCTCGACGGCCAAAGGTTCGGCGGCAACCATCTTTTCCGTGATCGATCGTAAGCCGGAAATTGATTCGCTTGGTGATGCGGGACTGCGACCGAAATCGATGCAGGGTAATATAAAGTTTACCAACGTATGCTTCCGCTATCCGGCCCGGAATGATGTGCAGGTGTTGCAGGGCTTAAATTTGGAGATCAAAACTGGCCAAACCGTTGCGCTGGTCGGTCCGTCCGGGTGCGGTAAATCGACCTGTCTGCAGCTGATCCAACGGTTGTACGATCCGCTGAGT GGTACGGTCACCATCGATGGTACGAAGGTGAGCGAGCTAAACATTGGCTGGTTGCGTTCGTTTATCGGGCTCGTCGGTCAGGAGCCCGTCCTGTTTGCGACCACGATTGCCGAGAACATACGGTACGGTAACCCGGACGCTACGCAGAGTGAGATTGAATGTGCGGCCAAAATTGCCAACTGTCACAGCTTCATCATGAAGCTGCCGAACGCGTACGGTACGATGATTGGTGAGCGTGGTGCTCAGCTGTCCGGTGGCCAGAAGCAGCGCATCGCGATCGCTCGTGCCCTGGTACGCAATCCCAAAATTCTGCTACTCGACGAGGCTACGTCCGCACTCGATCCCAACTCGGAAAAGCGTGTGCAGGATGCGTTGGAGCGGGCCAGCAAGGGACGCACGACGCTCGTCGTGTCACACCGTCTGTCAACCATTACGAACGCGGACAAGATCGTGTACATCGACAAGGGTGTGGTGATGGAGCAGGGCACTCACGAAGCGCTGATGGCTGCCCGCGGTCTGTACTATGAGCTGGTGGTCGCTAGTGGGTCTCAGAAATCGGCAGATGATGACGAGAGCGTCCCGTTGGCACCGAGCGCCTTCTCCATGCGTCAGGAATCGGTTGAAGATGGTGCGGATGGATCGGACGATGAGTCGGACAGTGGAAAATCGGACGAAAAGAACGAGGAAGAGCAGGAGGAGGTGTACCACGTGTCGGTGCTACGATTGCTGAAGCTCAACTCGCCCGAGTGGCATTACATCCTGTTCGGGTGTGCTGCTGCAATCGTTGTCGGCGCCTCGTTCCCAGCGTTTGCTGTCCTGTTTGGCGAGATGTACGGT ATTCTTTCGGTCGCTGATCCAGCATTCGTAAAGCAGGAATCAAACTTCTACTCCCTACTGTTCCTGGCACTCGGGCTCATCACCGGCCTGGGAACGTTCTTCCAGACCTATCTGTTCAACATTGCCGGCGTGCGGCTCACGTCCCGCCTGCGACAAAAGTCGTTCAAGGCGATCGTCACGCAAGATATGGCTTGGTTCGATGAAAGCCGAAACGCGGTTGGTGCTCTCTGCGCCCGTCTGTCGGGCGATTGTGCCAGTGTGCAGGGTGCCACGGGTACTCGGATCGGATCGCTACTGCAAGCCGCCTCTACCATTTGCATCGGTGTGGGAATTTCTTTCTTCTACTCCTGGAACCTAACGCTCGTGTCGATCGTCGCCATCCCCGTCACGCTAGCTTCGATCACACTCGAGTCACGCTACACCCAGATGAGCAGCTTGAAGGAAAAGCAATCGCTCGAAGGTGCTACCAAGCTGGCGGTGGAAGCCATCTCGAACATCCGTACGGTGGCTAGCCTGGGACAGGAGCAGCATGTGCTGCACCGGTACAGTCAGGAGACGGTTAAGATCGATGATGCCTGCCGGCGTAAGACACGGCTGCGGGGCACGGTGTTTGCCCTGGGCCAGGTGATGCCCTTCGCCGGGTACGGGTTGGCTCTGTTCTACGGTGGAAAGCTGGTATCGGAGAAGGAACTCGAATACAAGGACGTTATCAA AGTCTCGGAAGCCCTTATCTTCGGCGCCTGGATGTTGGGACAAGCGTTGGCGTACGCACCGAACGTAAACTCGGCCATCCTTTCGGCGGGACGTTTGATGAAGCTGCTCGACCGTACACCGAGAATGCATAATCCTTTCAGCTCGTACCACTCGCTTTCGCAG CGTACGGAGGGCGATATCAAGTTCACGGATGTAGAGTTCCGGTATCCGACGCGTCCGTCCGTGCCCGTGTTGCAAGGCTTAAACCTGGACATTGGTAAAGGGCAAACGGTAGCATTGGTTGGGCCGTCCGGCTGTGGCAAGTCTACCTGCATCCAGCTGCTTCTCCGATACTACGACCCCGACAGTGGCAAGGTG GATATTGACGGTACAACCACGACCGAGTTCTCGCTCAACCGTATACGCGCCCAGATGGGTCTGGTATCGCAGGAACCGATCCTGTTCGACCGTACCATTACGGAAAACATTGCCTACGGAGACAACACGCGCGATATTGCAATGCCGGAGATTATCGAAGCGGCCAAGATGGCAAACATACACGAGTTCATCGTCAACCTGCCGAAAGGCTACGACACCAGCCTCGGCAGTAAGGGCGCTCAGCTGTCCGGCGGCCAGAAGCAACGGATTGCGATCGCCCGCGCATTGGTGCGCAATCCGCGCGTGTTGCTGCTGGACGAAGCGACCTCGGCGCTGGACAACCAGAGCGAAAAGATTGTGCAGAATGCGCTAGATCATGCACGAACCGGACGTACGTGCATTATCATTGCCCACCGATTGACCACGATCCAGAACGCGAACCTCATCTGCGTCATCCAGAacggggtggtggtggaggccgGAACGCACGATGAGCTGATGGCGAAGAACAGAATCTACGCGAAGCTGTACCAGATGCAGCAGGTGGCGTAA